A single window of Paenibacillus sp. FSL H8-0537 DNA harbors:
- a CDS encoding glyoxalase superfamily protein, whose translation MGQNGLLMKPVVPILRIFDEAHAKAFYMDFLGFRLDWEHRYEADFPLYMQVSNGCCVLHLSEHHGDSCPGAAIRIETSQIEAYHTLLLEKDYRYAKPGLERTPWHTLECVVTDPFGNRLLFYENQMK comes from the coding sequence ATGGGACAAAACGGGCTATTAATGAAACCAGTCGTACCGATTTTGCGAATTTTTGATGAAGCACATGCTAAAGCGTTCTATATGGACTTTCTCGGCTTCCGGCTGGATTGGGAGCATCGTTATGAGGCGGATTTTCCATTGTATATGCAAGTATCTAATGGCTGCTGTGTGCTGCATTTATCTGAGCATCATGGCGATAGCTGCCCCGGCGCAGCTATTCGTATTGAAACGAGCCAAATTGAAGCCTATCATACCCTTCTGCTTGAAAAAGATTACCGTTACGCCAAGCCTGGACTGGAACGGACGCCTTGGCATACACTTGAATGCGTCGTGACGGATCCGTTCGGCAACCGGCTGCTTTTTTATGAAAACCAAATGAAATAA
- a CDS encoding EAL domain-containing protein, with translation MSITQHIAKTIYRPGIGKLIRPISRLLFNHMNEGIIIYHTDGQLVMSNHVAEKYGFLATAAAKVSMYPLYFKMNGAMPLPSEQQPLNRLLQGEQDIVQELWLKPGEGKAGSIVRIVGKALRSFRGTPLGFMLVVHDITLSKWHEKRLEVSEQRFKSLFEHNPDMVLWFDLQGKLLSGNAAIELVTGYIASELIGLSVDELINDVETWQLQHILEQVHTGRTINQETSITNKTGELVYLHATVIPIIVEEQLAGFYIVAQNVTAQKQSMETISRIAYFDSLTGLPNRHSFFETLTATLAQCSTCMDRQFAVLFVDLDRFKLINDTLGHRAGDFLLEQTALRMRKCVGESGTIARLSGDEFIILLTHAGAQEAKQLAEKILDEIAVPIVYDNNRLLSTASIGISLYPDHGTSSEQLIQFADIAMYRVKEQGKNSYLFFTSEMNESIVRRTTMEKQLAIALEKEQLTLLYQPQVKASTGEITGFEALVRWNMPERGLISPLEFIPLAEETGMIIQLGEWVLRRACEQHKRWIDEGLMPVTIAVNISMKQFEDDSLFETIRHILFETKLPPDLLELEITESIGLQGADQVINKLNRLKTLGVRIAIDDFGTGYSSLHYLQKLPIDTLKIDKSFIRDMTSVTPDISIVHSIISLAHSLQLDVLAEGVEVASQLEMLAELKCERLQGYLFSRPIPADEARTLLHRQKLDEYYR, from the coding sequence TTGTCTATTACCCAACATATAGCAAAAACCATTTATCGGCCTGGTATCGGCAAGCTTATACGACCGATCAGCAGGCTGCTATTTAATCATATGAATGAAGGCATCATCATTTATCATACAGATGGACAACTCGTCATGAGCAACCATGTAGCTGAAAAATACGGTTTTCTCGCTACAGCAGCAGCCAAGGTCAGCATGTACCCGCTTTATTTTAAAATGAACGGGGCAATGCCGCTCCCTTCCGAACAGCAGCCCCTGAACCGCTTGCTTCAGGGAGAGCAGGATATTGTCCAAGAGCTATGGCTGAAGCCCGGCGAGGGAAAAGCCGGAAGCATCGTGCGAATCGTCGGCAAGGCCCTTCGCTCCTTCCGAGGAACCCCGCTCGGCTTTATGCTCGTCGTCCACGATATTACGCTCAGCAAATGGCATGAGAAGCGGCTGGAAGTAAGCGAGCAGCGCTTTAAATCGCTTTTTGAGCATAATCCGGATATGGTACTGTGGTTTGATTTGCAAGGAAAGCTGCTGAGCGGCAATGCCGCCATTGAACTAGTCACTGGCTATATAGCTTCCGAGCTTATCGGCCTTTCGGTTGACGAATTGATAAACGATGTCGAGACTTGGCAGCTGCAGCACATATTGGAGCAGGTCCATACGGGACGGACTATTAATCAGGAAACGTCTATTACTAATAAAACGGGTGAGCTTGTTTATTTGCATGCAACGGTCATTCCCATTATTGTCGAGGAGCAGCTCGCAGGTTTCTACATCGTGGCCCAAAATGTGACCGCGCAAAAGCAATCGATGGAGACGATTTCCCGCATTGCTTATTTTGATTCCTTGACGGGCTTACCGAACCGCCATTCATTTTTCGAGACGCTGACTGCGACTTTGGCCCAATGCAGCACATGCATGGACAGGCAGTTCGCTGTACTTTTCGTCGACTTGGATCGCTTTAAGCTCATTAATGATACGCTTGGCCACCGGGCTGGCGATTTTTTACTTGAGCAAACAGCTCTACGCATGCGCAAGTGCGTGGGAGAAAGCGGCACGATTGCCCGGCTCAGCGGGGATGAGTTTATTATTTTGCTGACGCATGCCGGAGCTCAAGAAGCCAAGCAGCTGGCAGAAAAAATACTAGACGAAATCGCCGTTCCCATCGTCTACGACAATAATCGACTGCTCTCTACTGCAAGTATTGGCATCAGCCTATATCCCGACCATGGCACATCCTCCGAGCAGTTGATTCAATTTGCTGATATTGCGATGTACCGAGTAAAGGAACAGGGAAAAAACAGCTATCTCTTTTTCACCTCCGAAATGAATGAATCAATCGTACGCCGTACGACGATGGAGAAGCAGCTCGCGATCGCTTTGGAGAAGGAGCAGCTAACGCTGCTTTATCAGCCACAGGTGAAGGCGAGTACAGGGGAAATAACTGGCTTCGAGGCGCTTGTGCGCTGGAATATGCCGGAGCGGGGACTCATCTCTCCTTTGGAGTTTATTCCGCTGGCCGAGGAAACGGGCATGATTATCCAGCTCGGCGAATGGGTGCTGCGCCGAGCCTGCGAGCAGCATAAACGCTGGATAGATGAAGGGCTTATGCCAGTAACGATTGCGGTCAATATCTCGATGAAGCAATTTGAGGATGACAGCCTGTTCGAGACGATCAGGCATATACTATTCGAAACGAAGCTGCCTCCTGATTTGCTAGAGCTGGAAATTACCGAGAGCATCGGCCTGCAAGGCGCCGATCAGGTCATTAACAAGCTGAATCGGCTTAAGACACTAGGCGTGCGCATTGCCATTGATGACTTTGGAACAGGATACAGCTCGCTGCACTATTTGCAAAAGCTGCCGATTGATACACTTAAGATCGACAAATCTTTTATTCGCGACATGACCAGCGTCACGCCTGATATTTCAATCGTCCATTCCATCATCAGCCTTGCACACAGCCTCCAGCTTGATGTTTTGGCCGAAGGGGTCGAGGTCGCCTCCCAGCTGGAAATGCTGGCTGAGCTCAAATGCGAGCGGCTGCAAGGTTATTTGTTCTCGCGTCCGATTCCGGCTGATGAGGCGCGCACGCTGCTGCACCGACAAAAGCTGGATGAATATTATCGCTGA
- a CDS encoding NHLP leader peptide family RiPP precursor, producing MSSENNLRQEIIQKAWEDEAFKKQLLADPRAAIKEAFQVEIPEDVEVKAVEEQTNSYYLVIPVSPADSSQAAVASPPWK from the coding sequence ATGAGCAGCGAAAACAATTTACGACAGGAAATTATTCAGAAAGCATGGGAAGATGAGGCTTTCAAGAAGCAGCTCCTGGCTGATCCACGTGCCGCTATTAAAGAGGCGTTTCAAGTTGAAATTCCAGAAGACGTTGAAGTAAAAGCAGTAGAAGAACAGACTAACAGCTATTATCTCGTTATCCCTGTCAGTCCTGCTGATAGCTCCCAAGCAGCTGTCGCATCTCCACCTTGGAAGTAA
- a CDS encoding HAMP domain-containing sensor histidine kinase — protein sequence MREVLRYARFIVLFFVLSICLMVPRAFASPPPPPITHIDQWYIQWLDEASQEPVLADVMDQEHNDRWIWSTGNDRVTTKPDGFNSAWIKIEVPDLKWENPGIMLDVNFAQQIRIFNDGYLIYEDERNYGYETNNILLKLSPHYYNKPIYIYLKGNADASSLGIEGSVKLGDFQSMNSKYLQKNILDIILGGTLVFVSISLLICMLFVNKIYWPGWNSLCLLMLSLGVMTLTISPYLYAFFGKSSRVYYYLFDISSTFIMTWIFLFFEQIIGKGTSRILKYGLRVQLVISIGSSVWLLLSILLGGGILHYYESIVPLIFASSVMIGNIILISVLALYCMKRNRESIIISTGFALFALTVVSELVIYFTHKDYEMFYWKWGTLFFIFSLIVVLIRRIINNYEQMLLYSRKLEVFNNELQRSEKMEIISQLAASVAHEVRNPLQVTRGFLQLIGHRSADQKDKNYMLLAIDELDRASSIITDFLTFAKPQVEMTTILNIAEELGQIEAILSPLATIQGGELRVESNFELYVRGNSSKFKQAIINIVKNSIEALPTKGSIDIIAYQEDSTVIIRISDNGVGMEESELERLGEPYFSNKSKGTGLGLMVTFRIIEVMNGRIYFNSIKGVGTEAFVSLPLAEIQ from the coding sequence ATGAGAGAAGTATTGAGATACGCAAGGTTCATCGTATTATTCTTCGTTTTATCCATCTGTTTAATGGTTCCTCGAGCTTTTGCGAGTCCTCCTCCTCCACCAATAACACATATTGATCAGTGGTATATTCAATGGCTAGATGAGGCAAGTCAGGAGCCGGTGCTCGCAGATGTGATGGATCAGGAGCATAATGATAGATGGATCTGGTCAACAGGCAATGATCGGGTAACCACCAAGCCGGACGGCTTTAACTCCGCCTGGATCAAGATTGAGGTTCCAGATTTGAAGTGGGAAAATCCAGGTATTATGCTGGACGTGAACTTTGCGCAGCAAATTCGTATATTTAACGATGGTTATCTTATATATGAGGATGAGCGCAACTACGGCTATGAGACGAACAATATTTTGCTGAAGCTGTCTCCTCATTATTATAATAAGCCGATATACATATATTTAAAAGGCAACGCAGATGCAAGCTCGCTAGGAATCGAGGGTAGCGTGAAGCTTGGCGATTTCCAAAGCATGAATTCTAAATATTTGCAAAAAAATATTTTGGATATTATTTTGGGCGGCACGCTTGTATTTGTATCGATTTCATTACTTATATGTATGCTGTTTGTGAATAAAATATATTGGCCAGGCTGGAATTCGTTATGTCTCCTGATGCTGTCGCTTGGGGTTATGACTTTGACGATTTCTCCGTATTTGTATGCGTTTTTCGGCAAATCCAGCCGAGTTTATTATTATTTGTTTGATATATCCTCGACGTTTATTATGACCTGGATCTTTTTATTTTTTGAGCAAATTATCGGGAAAGGCACAAGCCGAATATTAAAATATGGTTTGCGCGTCCAATTAGTCATCTCCATCGGAAGCAGCGTGTGGCTGCTGCTGAGCATCCTGCTAGGCGGAGGGATTCTGCATTATTATGAGAGCATCGTGCCACTCATCTTCGCATCGTCCGTCATGATCGGCAACATCATCTTAATTTCGGTGCTTGCGCTTTATTGTATGAAGCGAAACCGGGAAAGTATTATTATTTCTACAGGTTTTGCGCTGTTTGCCCTAACAGTGGTATCCGAGCTGGTCATTTATTTTACACACAAAGATTATGAAATGTTTTATTGGAAATGGGGAACGCTGTTTTTCATTTTCTCCTTAATTGTGGTGTTGATCCGGCGGATTATTAATAACTATGAGCAAATGCTGCTGTATTCCCGAAAGCTGGAAGTATTCAATAATGAGCTGCAGCGTTCTGAGAAAATGGAAATCATTAGCCAGCTCGCCGCATCGGTTGCACATGAAGTGCGCAATCCGCTGCAGGTGACACGCGGCTTTCTCCAGTTAATTGGCCATCGTTCTGCCGATCAGAAGGATAAAAATTATATGCTGCTGGCTATCGACGAGTTGGATCGCGCCTCCAGCATCATTACGGACTTTTTGACCTTTGCCAAGCCTCAGGTTGAAATGACGACGATATTGAATATAGCGGAGGAATTGGGACAAATCGAAGCGATATTATCTCCGCTTGCTACGATTCAAGGTGGAGAACTGCGGGTGGAGTCGAATTTTGAGCTGTATGTGCGGGGAAATTCCTCTAAGTTCAAACAAGCGATTATTAATATTGTGAAAAATAGCATCGAAGCGCTGCCGACAAAGGGAAGCATCGACATTATTGCCTATCAGGAGGATTCCACCGTCATTATTCGCATTAGCGATAATGGAGTAGGGATGGAGGAGAGCGAGCTGGAAAGATTGGGCGAGCCGTATTTCTCCAATAAGTCCAAAGGTACAGGGCTTGGGCTGATGGTCACCTTCCGCATTATTGAAGTGATGAACGGTCGGATCTATTTTAACAGTATAAAAGGAGTTGGCACGGAAGCGTTCGTAAGTTTGCCTTTAGCAGAAATTCAATAA
- a CDS encoding protein-glutamate O-methyltransferase CheR, producing the protein MNQEVENVELELFLEGIYRYYGFDFRHYIRSSLLRRIQNRLRIEGIPTITRLLEQVLRDKEMLDKVLHDFSIRVTEMFRDPSFFRALRQEVIPYLRGLPEIRIWHAGCATGEEVYSMAILLKEEGLTQHSKIYATDMSESAIEKCQRGAYPLKQMQIYTKNYMEAGGMSAFSEYYQTDHQYAYFLPELRDNIMFAQHNLVTDGSFNEFHLILCRNVMIYFDTTLQQQVHKLFYSSLAAEGFLGLGNKESIVQLDKHLKYVEFNPNERIYRKPTLSGDAVT; encoded by the coding sequence ATGAATCAAGAAGTGGAAAACGTAGAGCTGGAATTATTTTTAGAAGGCATCTACCGTTATTATGGATTTGACTTTCGGCATTATATTCGTTCGTCGCTCTTGCGCCGGATTCAAAATCGGTTGCGTATTGAAGGAATTCCTACGATTACAAGACTGCTCGAACAGGTGCTTCGTGATAAAGAAATGCTGGACAAGGTGCTGCATGATTTCTCTATTAGAGTGACCGAGATGTTTCGGGACCCTAGTTTTTTTCGTGCTCTGCGGCAAGAGGTAATCCCTTATTTGCGGGGACTTCCGGAAATTAGAATTTGGCATGCCGGCTGTGCGACAGGCGAAGAGGTTTATTCAATGGCAATTTTGCTCAAAGAGGAGGGCCTCACCCAGCATAGCAAAATTTATGCGACCGATATGAGTGAGAGCGCGATTGAAAAGTGCCAGCGCGGTGCTTACCCGCTCAAGCAAATGCAAATCTATACGAAAAATTATATGGAAGCAGGCGGAATGAGCGCATTTTCCGAATATTATCAAACGGATCATCAATATGCTTATTTTTTGCCTGAGCTGCGGGATAATATTATGTTCGCCCAGCATAATTTGGTGACGGACGGCTCGTTTAATGAATTTCACCTCATTCTTTGCCGCAATGTGATGATTTATTTCGATACGACCCTGCAGCAGCAAGTCCATAAGCTGTTTTACAGCAGTTTGGCGGCGGAGGGGTTTCTCGGTTTGGGCAATAAGGAGTCCATTGTCCAACTCGATAAGCATTTGAAATATGTCGAATTTAACCCGAATGAGCGGATCTATCGCAAACCAACATTAAGCGGAGATGCCGTAACATAA
- a CDS encoding class 1 isoprenoid biosynthesis enzyme: protein MPFITHFEASLQAVFSKAQQITAKFPAPLNQTGQAYITQINPLHRSGSQNYLGYLLPYWITEMADVTEEQCEQLALANLFGMLHFFIVDEVMDTGSAESRQKLALSHLFYTQMYGVLHRMHTSDSKIWEYYDRYMADWSLGVAQESESDYFNTDPLRTALKSSLVKIASTGALLLSDQHAFIPAVEQAVDYVLVALQMADDWTDWEADLADGSYNGLLALFRNRWPEQSPITVSKVRKAIYVQGLLTDYVELAYQYEQAHLKLGLKAGYLLEFHGSITASLANDAHNIELSRKKQMEGGLFQTLS, encoded by the coding sequence ATGCCATTTATCACCCATTTTGAAGCCAGTCTTCAGGCTGTTTTCTCCAAAGCACAGCAAATAACGGCAAAATTCCCTGCACCGCTAAATCAAACGGGACAAGCGTATATTACGCAGATCAATCCTCTGCATCGCAGCGGCAGCCAGAACTATCTCGGCTATTTGCTGCCCTATTGGATAACGGAAATGGCCGATGTGACCGAGGAGCAATGCGAGCAGCTTGCGCTTGCCAATTTATTCGGCATGCTGCATTTTTTTATTGTGGATGAAGTGATGGATACGGGGAGTGCGGAAAGCAGACAGAAACTGGCTTTGAGCCATTTATTTTATACGCAGATGTACGGTGTTCTGCACCGTATGCACACTTCTGACTCTAAGATTTGGGAGTATTACGACCGCTACATGGCCGATTGGTCGCTTGGCGTGGCCCAAGAGTCCGAGAGCGATTATTTCAATACCGATCCGCTTCGCACCGCTTTAAAGTCGTCACTCGTGAAAATAGCCAGCACCGGAGCCTTGCTCCTCTCGGACCAGCACGCCTTCATACCGGCAGTCGAACAGGCTGTTGATTATGTGCTCGTTGCGCTTCAAATGGCCGATGATTGGACGGACTGGGAAGCTGATTTGGCCGATGGAAGCTACAATGGATTGCTAGCGTTATTCAGGAATAGATGGCCAGAGCAGTCGCCGATTACAGTCAGTAAAGTGAGAAAAGCGATATATGTGCAGGGGCTACTAACGGACTATGTGGAGCTCGCTTACCAATATGAACAGGCGCATCTCAAATTAGGCCTTAAGGCTGGTTATTTACTGGAATTTCATGGATCCATAACCGCTTCTCTCGCAAATGATGCTCATAATATAGAGCTCAGTCGAAAAAAACAGATGGAGGGCGGACTCTTTCAAACACTATCATGA